A segment of the Candidatus Sumerlaea chitinivorans genome:
GGCTGATCTGCACCCGATAAGGCAGGAGGCACGCCACCAGCTTGCTCTAAGGCCAGAGCAAAAATAGGTGTTTCACTGGGTTGGTCGGATTGAGCAGCGGCTTCGTCACGGGGTGCCGAGATCCTCGAAGGACTTTCTGTGCTCTCACTCTTCTCAGCGAGGAGCGTCTGGGGAGGTGGTTCATGGGTGACTTTGTTATCTTGGTGGGCAGGCTGAAGTGAACTACCCTGAGATAAGGCTACAGTGTCCGGTGTCGGCTGAGTCGGCGATGGCTGAGGTGTGGTTCCTGCCGTATCCTCGTCCCATACCTCGACGTAAAAGTCTGCGGACGGGTCTTCTTCTGAGTCACCCTGCGGCCGGCTCGGTGCAGTTCTATTAGTCGCCGCATTTTCAGCAGAGCTTTCTCCGCCTGGGTTGTTATCAAAATTTTCTTTCTCTTTGAAATCTGCCATTTATCTTTCCGAAACCCTTTGCGCGTTCGCAATCGGCTTCACTGGACACACAAATTCGTCGACTGTAAACACACAAAGCAATTGACGCTTCTTTTAAGATGCTGACATCAATGATGTCTTCAGGAATTCACATGGAGCGTGGACATGTTACGACGCACGGATTTAGAACGCCTCGAATTTGAAACTCTTGCCTCCTATGCCGTAAAGAGTGCCGAGACACGCGGTCGCGATTATCCCATCGAGCCAGACGAATTCCGTACTGAATTTCAACGTGACCGCGATCGCATCATCCACTCAACGGCTTTTCGCAAATTGGAATACAAGACCCAGGTGTACATGGTTCATTATGGAGATTACTTTCGAACCCGACTTACCCACACCATGGAAGTGGCTCAAATTGCCAGAACGCTCGCGCGCAACCTCCGCCTGAATCCGGATCTCACCGAGGCAATTGCACTTGCGCACGATTTGGGGCACACACCCTTTGGCCATAGCGGAGAAATTGCACTTAAGCGCTTGCTAAAAGACGAAGGGGGATTCGAGCACAATGAACAAGGGCTTAGGGTGGTCGAGTACTTGGAGGAACGTTACCCCGATGTTCCGGGTCTCAACCTCACGTGGGAGGTCCGCGAGGGAATCATCAAGCACGACACCGAGTACGACTCGCCAAGTGTCCCAGAGCGGTTCAAGCCGGAATGGGCACCGACTCTCGAAAGTCAGGTTTGCGACGTCGCTGATGAAATTGCATACAATAACCACGACATCGACGACGCGCTGAAAATGGGGCTGATCTCGATCAAAGATCTGCGCGAAGTCGACTGGGTATACGAAATATTTGAAACCGCCAGGAAAGAGCTGCCCGAGGACATTCCTGAGAAATTTATCAAATATCGTGCAATCGGCACTCTGATTGATATGCAAGTCGCCGACACGCTACGCACCACGGAAGAGAATCTAAAAAAGTACAACATCGCTTCGGTAGAAGACGTCCGAAAATGTCAGCATCGCATCGTCACCATGAGCGACGAGATGCTCGCAAAAAACCGCGTCCTTAAGAATTTCCTCATGCGTCGGGTCTATCGGCACCCGTACGTTGTGAGGATGGCGACAAAAGCTGAGCGCTTCATCGAAAGAATGTTCCGCCTCTACGTGGAAACACCTGAACAGCTTCCTTTGAAGTATCAGGCGCGCATCGAACGGGATGGTCTCGTTCGTGTGGTTGTCGACTACTTAAGTGGGATGACCGACCGTTACCTGCTCGATGAGTATATCAAAGCATTCGAACCGATTGGCAAAGTCCTGTAACGCCAAAACGGACGCAGATTTGAGGATCATGAGCCGAGGAACGTGGCGTTGTGCTTACGAGGCTTTGCAAAGCGAGCTGATTTCATTGATTGAATCTGCCGCAGACTCCCCAGAGGGGTGGTCGCGTCATCCTTTGTGGGACGACGCCTGCTTCGGTGAGCTGGCTCGGAGAATTTTCCAGTTCCAGCGTCGCTTCAACCCGTATTATTCCGCGTACTGCGGAGTGAGCGGGGGGCAATCTCCAGCGAGATGGCAGGATGTGCCAGCAGTCTGGACGCGAGCTTTCAAACGCGCGGAGGTGGCGGTTTTTCCCAAGCGCGCTGCCCAAACGTGGTTTCAGACCAGCGGGACGACCGAGGGCGAACCGGGATTCCACTACTTTGCCTCTTTAGCTCTTTATGAGGCCTCGGTGGCGGCCACATTCCCCCGTTTCCTGCTCCCGGACTTGCCTCGAATACGCATGCTGATCTTGACGCCTGAGCCGGTTGAAGCACCTCATTCGTCACTCATCCACATGCTGGGAGTTGTGAAAGAACGGTTTGGAACGGAGAACAGTGGTTTCTTCATGCGAGCCGGCGAACTTGATCAGCAGGGCTTGATCAGGGCACTTGAAGAGTCCACCCACTCGCGAGAACCAGTGCTTCTCATGGGGACCGCCTTT
Coding sequences within it:
- a CDS encoding Deoxyguanosinetriphosphate triphosphohydrolase; this encodes MLRRTDLERLEFETLASYAVKSAETRGRDYPIEPDEFRTEFQRDRDRIIHSTAFRKLEYKTQVYMVHYGDYFRTRLTHTMEVAQIARTLARNLRLNPDLTEAIALAHDLGHTPFGHSGEIALKRLLKDEGGFEHNEQGLRVVEYLEERYPDVPGLNLTWEVREGIIKHDTEYDSPSVPERFKPEWAPTLESQVCDVADEIAYNNHDIDDALKMGLISIKDLREVDWVYEIFETARKELPEDIPEKFIKYRAIGTLIDMQVADTLRTTEENLKKYNIASVEDVRKCQHRIVTMSDEMLAKNRVLKNFLMRRVYRHPYVVRMATKAERFIERMFRLYVETPEQLPLKYQARIERDGLVRVVVDYLSGMTDRYLLDEYIKAFEPIGKVL
- a CDS encoding Long-chain-fatty-acid--luciferin-component ligase gives rise to the protein MSRGTWRCAYEALQSELISLIESAADSPEGWSRHPLWDDACFGELARRIFQFQRRFNPYYSAYCGVSGGQSPARWQDVPAVWTRAFKRAEVAVFPKRAAQTWFQTSGTTEGEPGFHYFASLALYEASVAATFPRFLLPDLPRIRMLILTPEPVEAPHSSLIHMLGVVKERFGTENSGFFMRAGELDQQGLIRALEESTHSREPVLLMGTAFAFAYFLEYARCNGLRFRLPPRSRIMETGGFKGRVREIPRSEFYQLLQDTLGIPQSAIVNEYSMTELSSQFYDRSLLEFLKKRTAPSEPRIKSGPPWARVRIVNPLTGQEVGIGERGLIRIYDLANLGSVLSIQTEDVGIRHSDGFEIVGRVGSAPPRGCSLEAEPLLNSVGEKTL